A window of Pseudomonas mucidolens contains these coding sequences:
- a CDS encoding MlaD family protein, with translation METRAHHVMIGLFSVIVVVGALLFGLWLAKSSVDSAFQDYEVIFNEAVSGLSQGSAVQYSGIKVGDVTSLRLDPKDPRRVLARIRLAGQTPIKEDTQAKLALTGITGTSIIQLSGGTPQSPELRGKNGNLPQITASPSPIARLLNNSNDLMTSINLLLHNANRVFSTDNVDRFSSTLAHLEQTTGAIAEQRGDIKQVLQQLAHVSQQAGATLEQTSALMRNANGLLNDQGKQMFGSAEGVMRSLEQSTVTINTLLNDNKDSLNSGMQGLNELAPAVRELRDTLSALRAIARRLEANPSGYLLGSEKNKEFTP, from the coding sequence ATGGAAACCCGAGCCCATCATGTGATGATCGGCCTGTTCAGCGTGATTGTCGTGGTCGGCGCCTTGCTATTCGGCCTGTGGCTGGCCAAATCCAGCGTCGACAGCGCCTTCCAGGATTACGAAGTGATCTTCAACGAGGCGGTCAGCGGTCTGTCCCAAGGCAGCGCGGTGCAATACAGCGGGATCAAGGTCGGTGATGTCACCAGCTTGCGCCTGGACCCCAAGGATCCACGCCGTGTCCTCGCGCGTATTCGCCTGGCCGGCCAGACACCGATCAAGGAAGACACCCAGGCCAAGCTGGCATTGACCGGCATCACTGGCACCTCGATCATCCAGCTCAGTGGCGGCACCCCACAGAGCCCCGAGCTCAGGGGCAAGAACGGCAACCTGCCGCAGATTACCGCTTCGCCATCGCCCATTGCCCGCCTGCTGAACAACAGCAATGACCTGATGACCAGCATCAACCTGCTGCTGCACAATGCCAACCGCGTTTTTTCCACGGACAATGTCGATCGCTTCAGCAGCACCCTGGCACATCTGGAGCAAACCACCGGCGCCATCGCCGAACAACGCGGCGATATCAAACAGGTCTTGCAGCAACTGGCGCACGTCAGCCAACAGGCCGGCGCCACCCTGGAACAGACCAGCGCATTGATGCGTAACGCCAACGGCTTGCTCAACGACCAAGGCAAGCAAATGTTTGGCAGTGCCGAAGGCGTGATGCGCTCCCTGGAGCAAAGCACCGTGACCATCAACACCTTGCTCAATGACAACAAGGACTCCCTCAACAGCGGTATGCAGGGGCTGAATGAACTGGCCCCGGCCGTGCGCGAACTGCGCGATACCCTGAGCGCGTTGCGGGCGATTGCCCGCCGCCTGGAAGCCAACCCCAGCGGCTACCTGCTGGGCAGCGAGAAAAACAAGGAGTTCACGCCATGA
- a CDS encoding ABC-type transport auxiliary lipoprotein family protein → MKRAYLLIAPLALAVLSACSILPKADPSDVYRLPSSQASGQGSPVAWSLRLAKPQTSEFLDSPRIAVVPQGNLISSYAQSRWSDPAPVLLRNRLLDGFQRDGRVTLLSTDDTNLQADFELGGQLQAFQSEYRGSAVEVVIRLDARLVRSSDQRIIAAKRFEVHQPINDTQVPAVVAGFGLAGDALNKQVVEWAVQQGNTAPKR, encoded by the coding sequence ATGAAGCGTGCTTACCTACTGATCGCCCCGCTCGCCTTGGCCGTGCTCAGCGCTTGTTCGATTTTGCCCAAGGCTGATCCGTCGGATGTCTATCGACTGCCTTCGTCCCAGGCATCCGGCCAAGGCAGCCCCGTCGCCTGGTCATTGCGCCTGGCCAAGCCACAGACCAGCGAATTCCTCGATAGCCCGCGCATTGCCGTGGTACCACAGGGTAATTTGATCAGCAGTTACGCTCAGTCACGCTGGAGCGATCCCGCCCCCGTGCTGTTACGCAATCGCCTGCTCGATGGCTTCCAGCGCGACGGGCGGGTCACCCTACTCAGTACCGACGACACCAACTTGCAAGCGGATTTCGAGCTGGGCGGGCAGTTGCAGGCCTTTCAAAGCGAGTATCGGGGCAGCGCGGTGGAAGTGGTGATTCGACTGGATGCGCGGTTGGTACGCAGCAGTGATCAACGGATCATCGCCGCCAAGCGGTTCGAGGTGCATCAACCTATAAATGATACCCAGGTACCAGCGGTGGTGGCTGGGTTTGGGCTGGCTGGGGATGCCTTGAATAAGCAGGTGGTGGAGTGGGCTGTGCAGCAGGGCAATACCGCACCGAAACGCTGA
- a CDS encoding nucleoside recognition domain-containing protein — MLNGLWLGFFVVAMVSALVQWLVGGNAGIFAAMVESIFAMAKLSVEVMVLLFGTLTLWLGFLRIAEKAGIVEWLAKALGPLFLRLMPEVPAGHPAIGLITLNFAANGLGLDNAATPIGLKAMKALQELNPIPNTATNAQILFLVLNASSLTLLPVTIFMYRAQQGAPDPTLVFLPILLATSASTLVGLLSVALMQRLRLWDPVVLAYLVPGALVLGGFMALLATLSATALAGLSSILGNLTLFGLIMLFLLIGALRKVKVYETFVEGAKEGFDVAKNLLPYLVAMLCAVGVLRASGALEFGLEGIRHLVAWTGLDTRFVDALPTAMVKPFSGSAARAMLIETMQSQGVDSFPALVAATIQGSTETTFYVLAVYFGSVGIQRARHAVGCALLAEFAGVVAAIAVCYWFFG, encoded by the coding sequence ATGCTCAATGGCCTGTGGCTTGGCTTCTTCGTCGTGGCAATGGTGTCAGCACTGGTGCAATGGCTGGTGGGAGGCAACGCCGGGATTTTTGCGGCAATGGTGGAAAGCATTTTCGCCATGGCCAAGTTGTCGGTGGAAGTGATGGTGCTGCTGTTTGGTACCTTGACCCTGTGGCTGGGCTTCTTGCGCATTGCCGAAAAGGCCGGGATCGTCGAATGGCTGGCCAAGGCCCTCGGTCCGTTGTTCCTGCGACTGATGCCGGAAGTGCCGGCCGGTCACCCCGCCATTGGCTTGATCACCCTCAATTTCGCCGCCAACGGCCTGGGGCTGGATAACGCGGCAACGCCTATCGGCCTCAAAGCCATGAAGGCGCTGCAAGAACTCAACCCCATTCCCAACACCGCGACCAACGCACAGATCCTGTTCTTGGTACTCAACGCGTCCTCCCTGACGCTATTGCCGGTAACAATCTTCATGTACCGCGCCCAGCAAGGCGCGCCCGACCCGACGCTGGTGTTCCTACCGATCCTGCTGGCAACCAGCGCCTCGACCCTGGTAGGCCTGTTATCGGTGGCGCTGATGCAGCGCCTGCGTTTATGGGACCCGGTGGTGCTGGCCTATCTGGTTCCAGGTGCGCTGGTGTTGGGCGGGTTCATGGCATTGCTGGCTACCTTGTCTGCCACGGCGCTGGCCGGGCTGTCGTCGATCCTGGGCAACCTGACGCTGTTTGGCCTGATCATGTTGTTTTTGCTGATTGGCGCGCTGCGCAAGGTCAAGGTCTACGAAACATTTGTCGAGGGCGCGAAAGAAGGGTTCGACGTTGCGAAGAATCTGCTGCCTTATCTGGTAGCAATGCTCTGCGCGGTCGGCGTGTTACGTGCGTCCGGGGCACTGGAATTCGGTCTGGAAGGTATTCGCCATCTGGTGGCCTGGACGGGCCTGGATACGCGTTTTGTAGATGCCTTACCCACGGCGATGGTCAAGCCATTTTCCGGCAGCGCGGCGCGGGCCATGCTGATCGAGACCATGCAGAGCCAAGGTGTGGACAGTTTCCCGGCGTTGGTGGCGGCGACGATTCAGGGCAGTACCGAGACTACTTTTTATGTGCTGGCGGTGTACTTTGGCTCGGTGGGTATTCAGCGTGCGCGGCATGCGGTGGGCTGTGCGTTGCTGGCGGAGTTTGCCGGTGTCGTGGCGGCGATTGCGGTCTGCTACTGGTTCTTTGGCTGA
- the gltP gene encoding glutamate/aspartate:proton symporter GltP codes for MKKAKLSLAWQILIGLVLGIAIGAVLNHFSAEKAWWISNVLQPAGDIFIRLIKMIVIPIVISSLIVGIAGVGDAKKLGRIGVKTIVYFEVVTTIAIVVGLLLANLFHPGAGIDMSTLGTVDISKYQATAAEVQHEHAFIETILNLIPSNIFAAVARGEMLPIIFFSVLFGLGLSSLKPELREPLVTMFQGVSESMFKVTHMIMKYAPIGVFALIAVTVANFGFASLLPLAKLVILVYVAILFFAFVILGLIARLFGFSVIKLMRIFKDELVLAYSTASSETVLPRVIEKMEAYGAPKAICSFVVPTGYSFNLDGSTLYQSIAAIFIAQLYGIDLSIGQQLMLVLTLMVTSKGIAGVPGVSFVVLLATLGSVGIPLEGLAFIAGVDRVMDMARTALNVIGNALAVLVISRWEGMYDDAKGERYWNSLPHWRTKQVLPAGDTLQG; via the coding sequence ATGAAGAAGGCAAAACTAAGCCTCGCCTGGCAGATCCTCATCGGTCTGGTATTGGGGATTGCAATCGGTGCTGTACTCAACCACTTCAGTGCCGAAAAAGCCTGGTGGATCAGTAACGTGTTGCAACCGGCCGGCGATATCTTTATCCGCCTGATCAAGATGATCGTGATCCCGATTGTGATTTCGTCGCTGATTGTCGGAATCGCCGGTGTAGGTGATGCGAAAAAGCTCGGCCGGATCGGCGTAAAAACCATTGTTTACTTCGAAGTGGTCACCACCATTGCGATTGTTGTCGGCTTGTTGCTGGCCAACCTGTTCCACCCAGGTGCCGGCATCGACATGAGTACCCTAGGTACCGTCGACATCTCCAAGTACCAGGCGACGGCCGCCGAAGTGCAGCATGAGCATGCGTTCATCGAGACCATCCTCAACCTGATCCCCTCGAACATCTTTGCTGCCGTGGCCCGCGGCGAAATGCTGCCGATCATCTTCTTCTCCGTATTGTTCGGCCTGGGCTTGTCGAGCCTCAAGCCTGAACTGCGTGAACCCTTGGTGACCATGTTCCAGGGCGTGTCCGAGAGCATGTTCAAAGTCACCCACATGATCATGAAATACGCCCCTATCGGCGTATTCGCGCTGATCGCGGTGACGGTCGCCAACTTTGGTTTTGCCTCGTTGCTGCCGCTGGCCAAGCTGGTGATTCTGGTGTACGTCGCCATCCTGTTCTTTGCGTTTGTGATTCTCGGCCTGATCGCCCGCCTGTTCGGCTTCTCGGTGATCAAACTGATGCGCATCTTCAAGGATGAGTTGGTGCTGGCCTATTCCACCGCCAGCTCCGAGACGGTGCTGCCGCGTGTGATCGAGAAAATGGAGGCCTACGGTGCGCCGAAGGCAATCTGCAGTTTCGTGGTGCCGACCGGCTATTCATTCAATCTCGACGGTTCGACTCTGTACCAGAGTATTGCGGCGATCTTTATCGCCCAGCTGTATGGCATCGACCTGTCGATTGGCCAGCAGTTGATGCTGGTGCTGACCCTGATGGTCACCTCCAAAGGTATCGCAGGCGTGCCGGGCGTCTCCTTCGTGGTACTGCTCGCGACCCTGGGCAGTGTGGGTATTCCGCTGGAAGGCCTGGCATTTATCGCCGGTGTCGACCGCGTCATGGACATGGCCCGTACCGCGCTGAACGTGATCGGCAATGCGCTGGCCGTGCTGGTTATCTCGCGTTGGGAAGGCATGTACGACGATGCCAAGGGCGAACGCTACTGGAACTCCCTGCCACACTGGCGTACCAAGCAAGTGCTGCCGGCTGGCGATACCCTCCAAGGCTGA
- a CDS encoding inhibitor of vertebrate lysozyme family protein — translation MFDFSLKAVAAALLLGGSGLAMAANDGQSRATELLSSDEQYRETWKDVVEKEERLPEWVMNLSGSAEQMNAVEEDGDKYLVGPLCETADTCLNKRLIVAFSYDKEDAYAMLVEVPAGLPTDKSPTRHATYRFIGKPDEGMQALLREQLKKDPNWY, via the coding sequence ATGTTCGACTTTTCTCTGAAAGCCGTTGCTGCTGCCCTGTTGTTGGGCGGCAGTGGCTTGGCGATGGCCGCCAATGATGGTCAGTCCCGGGCCACCGAGCTGCTCAGCTCCGATGAGCAATACCGCGAGACCTGGAAGGACGTGGTGGAGAAGGAAGAGCGCTTGCCGGAATGGGTGATGAACCTCTCCGGTAGTGCTGAGCAAATGAATGCCGTGGAAGAGGATGGCGACAAATATTTGGTCGGGCCGCTCTGTGAAACCGCAGACACCTGCCTGAACAAACGCTTGATCGTTGCTTTCAGCTACGACAAGGAAGATGCCTACGCCATGTTGGTGGAAGTCCCGGCCGGTCTGCCGACTGACAAGTCGCCGACCCGGCATGCGACTTACCGTTTTATCGGTAAGCCAGACGAAGGCATGCAGGCGTTGCTGCGTGAACAACTGAAAAAAGATCCGAACTGGTATTAG
- a CDS encoding DUF1328 domain-containing protein: MLSWAITFLIIAIVAAVLGFGGIAGTATGIAKILFVVFLVMFIVSFFFGRRGRG; encoded by the coding sequence ATGTTGAGTTGGGCAATCACATTCCTGATCATTGCCATTGTGGCTGCTGTCTTGGGCTTCGGTGGTATCGCGGGCACCGCCACGGGTATCGCCAAGATTCTCTTTGTCGTATTCCTGGTGATGTTCATCGTGTCTTTCTTCTTTGGTCGTCGCGGTCGAGGCTGA
- the algB gene encoding sigma-54-dependent response regulator transcription factor AlgB has translation MESAKELQGRILLVDDESAILRTFRYCLEDEGYTVATANSAAQADALLQRQVFDLCFLDLRLGEDNGLDVLAQMRIQAPWMRVVIVTAHSAVDTAVDAIQAGAADYLVKPCSPDQLRLATAKQLEVRQLSARLEVLEGAVRQSKDGLDSHSPAMMVVLETARQVASTDANILILGESGTGKGELARAIHGWSKRAKKSCVTINCPSLTAELMESELFGHSRGAFTGASESTLGRVNQADGGTLFLDEIGDFPLTLQPKLLRFIQDKEYERVGDPVTRRADVRILAATNLNLEDMVRDGRFREDLLYRLNVITLHLPPLRERSEDILTLADRFLARFVKEYARPARGFSDEAREALLNYRWPGNIRELRNVVERASIICAQEKVEISHLGMAEQSTNNSPRIGAALSLDELEKAHIGAVLATSDTLDQAARTLGIDASTLYRKRKQYNL, from the coding sequence ATGGAATCAGCCAAGGAACTACAAGGCCGCATTCTTTTAGTCGACGACGAATCGGCGATCCTTCGCACTTTCCGCTACTGCCTGGAAGATGAAGGCTACACCGTAGCCACTGCCAACAGTGCCGCCCAGGCTGACGCGCTGTTGCAACGCCAAGTGTTCGACCTGTGCTTCCTGGATCTGCGCCTGGGCGAAGACAACGGCCTGGATGTGCTGGCACAAATGCGCATCCAGGCGCCGTGGATGCGCGTGGTGATTGTCACCGCGCACTCGGCAGTGGATACGGCCGTGGACGCGATACAGGCCGGCGCCGCCGATTACCTGGTCAAGCCGTGCAGCCCGGACCAGTTGCGCCTGGCGACCGCCAAGCAATTGGAAGTGCGCCAACTCTCGGCACGTCTCGAAGTGCTCGAAGGCGCCGTGCGTCAATCCAAGGACGGCCTTGATTCTCACAGCCCGGCAATGATGGTGGTACTGGAGACGGCCCGCCAGGTGGCAAGCACCGATGCCAATATTCTGATCCTCGGCGAGTCCGGCACCGGTAAGGGTGAACTGGCCCGAGCGATTCATGGCTGGAGCAAAAGGGCGAAGAAATCCTGCGTCACCATCAATTGCCCGTCACTGACCGCAGAGCTGATGGAAAGCGAACTATTCGGCCACAGCCGCGGCGCCTTCACTGGGGCCAGCGAAAGCACCTTGGGCCGCGTCAACCAAGCGGATGGCGGTACGCTGTTTCTCGACGAAATCGGCGATTTCCCTCTGACCCTGCAACCCAAGTTGCTGCGTTTTATTCAGGACAAGGAATATGAACGAGTCGGTGATCCGGTCACGCGCCGCGCCGATGTACGCATCCTGGCAGCCACCAACCTGAATCTGGAAGACATGGTCCGCGACGGACGCTTTCGCGAAGACTTGCTGTATCGCCTCAATGTCATCACCTTGCACTTGCCGCCTTTGCGCGAGCGCAGCGAAGACATTCTCACGCTGGCCGACCGCTTCCTGGCGCGCTTCGTCAAAGAGTATGCGCGGCCGGCGCGAGGCTTCAGCGATGAGGCACGAGAGGCGCTGCTCAACTATCGGTGGCCGGGTAATATCCGCGAGCTGCGCAATGTGGTGGAGCGCGCCAGCATCATCTGCGCTCAGGAAAAGGTCGAAATCAGCCACTTGGGGATGGCCGAGCAATCCACCAACAACTCACCACGCATCGGGGCGGCCTTAAGCCTGGATGAGCTGGAGAAAGCGCATATCGGCGCGGTTCTCGCCACCAGCGACACCCTTGATCAGGCGGCCAGAACCCTCGGCATTGACGCGTCGACGCTGTATCGCAAACGTAAACAATACAACCTGTGA
- a CDS encoding KinB sensor domain-containing domain — protein MKLAMKLRTRLFLSISALITVALLGLLLGLVSVMQMAHSQESLIRNNFITLDLGLKLRQSLGDQLMLMLKEKPDPAKLQAARQYYLTVLDQGVEHEKKDTSNRGFTQAKVNYLRFWQAFEESKSTQPNLRNDEKLTVSFNVLRNGLIGEHKRALENINATERRSRERALWVAALLGLVGLAVLIIGFITAHGIAQRFGGPIEALAKAADKIGQGNFEVTLPISSAVEMNLLTRRFGLMAEALRQHQATNVNELLAGQQRLQAVLDSIDDGLLMIDRQGQLEHLNPVAQRQLGWDENRLGQGLAEALGRPELDEQLQLVLRGGNLERDPEDLAVEVEGESRLLTYSLTPVSHTQGHILGAVMVLHDVTEQRAFERVRSEFVLRASHELRTPVTGMHMAFGLFQERAKFPAESREADLLNTVNEEMQRLMQLINDLLNFSRYQNGLQKLTLAPCDINNLLEHARARFTEPANAQNIELLVEAQPRLPRLHADQAQLERVLDNLLGNALRHTADGGQIRLQARRHGERVIVSVEDNGEGIAYGQQGRIFEPFVQVGRKKGGAGLGLALCKEIVQLHGGRMGVYSRPGQGTQFYMALPL, from the coding sequence ATGAAGCTGGCGATGAAACTGCGCACTCGGTTGTTCCTGAGTATTTCAGCGCTGATCACCGTGGCCCTGCTCGGCTTACTGCTGGGCCTGGTCAGCGTCATGCAAATGGCCCATAGCCAGGAATCATTGATCCGCAACAACTTCATCACCCTCGACCTGGGACTCAAGTTGCGCCAGTCCCTAGGCGACCAACTGATGCTGATGCTCAAGGAGAAACCAGACCCGGCCAAGCTGCAAGCCGCCCGACAGTACTACCTCACGGTGTTGGACCAAGGCGTCGAGCATGAGAAAAAAGACACCAGCAACCGTGGTTTCACCCAAGCCAAAGTCAACTATCTGAGGTTTTGGCAAGCGTTCGAAGAAAGTAAAAGCACGCAACCAAACCTGCGCAATGACGAGAAACTGACGGTCAGTTTCAACGTATTGCGCAATGGTTTGATCGGCGAACACAAAAGAGCGCTGGAAAATATCAACGCCACCGAGCGCCGGTCCCGGGAGCGTGCGCTGTGGGTTGCCGCTCTGTTGGGGCTGGTAGGGCTGGCAGTACTGATCATCGGCTTTATCACCGCCCATGGCATCGCCCAGCGTTTTGGCGGACCAATCGAGGCACTGGCCAAGGCCGCCGACAAAATCGGCCAAGGCAATTTTGAGGTGACACTGCCCATCTCATCGGCAGTAGAAATGAATTTGCTGACCCGACGCTTCGGCCTCATGGCCGAAGCCTTGCGCCAGCACCAGGCCACCAACGTCAATGAGCTGCTCGCAGGCCAGCAGCGCCTGCAGGCCGTGCTTGACAGTATTGATGATGGCTTGTTGATGATTGATCGCCAGGGCCAGCTGGAGCATCTCAACCCCGTGGCACAGCGCCAATTGGGCTGGGACGAAAACCGCCTGGGCCAGGGGCTGGCTGAAGCACTCGGGCGCCCGGAGCTGGATGAACAGCTGCAGTTGGTGTTGCGCGGCGGCAACCTGGAGCGAGACCCTGAAGACCTTGCAGTGGAAGTGGAGGGCGAATCGCGCTTGCTGACGTACAGCCTGACACCGGTCAGTCATACCCAGGGCCATATCCTGGGCGCCGTGATGGTACTGCATGACGTCACCGAACAACGCGCCTTCGAGCGCGTGCGCAGTGAGTTTGTACTGCGTGCCTCCCATGAGCTGCGCACCCCGGTCACCGGCATGCACATGGCGTTCGGCCTGTTCCAGGAACGCGCGAAATTTCCCGCCGAGTCTCGCGAAGCCGACCTGTTGAATACGGTCAATGAAGAAATGCAGCGCCTGATGCAACTGATCAACGATTTGCTCAATTTCTCCCGCTACCAGAACGGCCTGCAAAAACTCACGCTGGCACCCTGCGATATCAATAACTTGCTTGAGCATGCCCGCGCCCGCTTCACCGAGCCCGCGAATGCGCAGAACATTGAGCTGTTGGTAGAAGCCCAGCCACGACTGCCCAGGCTGCATGCCGATCAAGCACAACTGGAGCGGGTACTCGACAACCTCCTGGGCAACGCCCTTCGCCACACCGCCGATGGCGGGCAAATTCGCCTGCAGGCGCGTCGTCATGGCGAGCGGGTCATCGTCAGCGTTGAGGACAACGGTGAGGGCATCGCTTATGGGCAGCAGGGACGCATCTTCGAACCCTTTGTCCAAGTGGGCCGCAAGAAAGGCGGCGCCGGCCTGGGCCTGGCGCTGTGCAAAGAGATCGTGCAACTGCATGGCGGGCGCATGGGCGTTTATTCGCGACCAGGGCAGGGCACCCAATTTTATATGGCGTTGCCGCTTTGA
- a CDS encoding N-acetylmuramoyl-L-alanine amidase: protein MKFLCSALLFLLLAGCASGPRLNTSHPSVNYDERVQFVVVHYTSTSLERSLALLTHGQVSSHYLIGDDASATIYKLVDESKRAWHAGESEWMGRTWLNSSSIGIEIVNQGYRDTPTGRVWYPYSEAQVQSLVTLLKDISKRNKIDPRYIIGHSDIAPLRKLDPGPLFPWKRLADEGLGIWPDASAVARYQVQYAADLPSITWFQEELARLGYPTPQTGELDVATRHVLAAFQMRFRPSLFDGTPDAESAAILRALNRR from the coding sequence ATGAAATTTCTCTGCTCTGCCCTTCTGTTTCTGTTGCTCGCTGGTTGTGCAAGTGGTCCTCGCCTGAATACCAGCCACCCTTCGGTAAATTATGACGAGCGTGTCCAATTCGTCGTCGTTCATTACACCTCCACGTCCCTCGAGCGTTCGCTGGCATTATTGACCCATGGTCAGGTCAGCAGTCACTACCTGATTGGCGATGATGCCTCGGCCACCATTTACAAACTGGTGGATGAAAGCAAGCGCGCGTGGCATGCAGGAGAAAGTGAATGGATGGGCCGCACCTGGCTCAACTCCAGCTCCATCGGTATCGAGATCGTCAATCAAGGGTACCGTGATACGCCGACCGGGCGTGTCTGGTATCCGTATTCCGAAGCGCAGGTTCAGTCGCTGGTGACGTTGCTCAAGGACATCAGCAAGCGCAACAAGATCGACCCGCGCTATATCATCGGTCACAGCGATATTGCCCCCCTGCGCAAACTGGATCCGGGCCCTTTGTTCCCATGGAAACGCCTGGCTGATGAAGGGCTGGGTATCTGGCCGGATGCCAGCGCGGTGGCGCGCTATCAGGTGCAATACGCCGCCGATCTGCCGAGCATTACCTGGTTCCAGGAAGAGTTGGCGCGCTTGGGCTACCCGACGCCGCAGACGGGCGAGCTGGATGTGGCGACGCGTCATGTACTGGCAGCGTTCCAGATGCGTTTCCGGCCATCATTGTTTGACGGTACGCCGGACGCGGAGAGCGCAGCGATTCTGCGTGCCCTGAACCGTCGTTGA
- a CDS encoding GGDEF domain-containing protein, with translation MSDDAQRWKEKYLLSLEQQEKVERRWAARLDLLRRGLVRSTLAAEGTDRAVDQCMKEMRDVVRTDDMDAALAALLPRLEKAVLDSEHRREVRVDQTSAALTALVAQLQALPLPREVSRPLKSFAKQLDSRVGQAREIPLLLGELSDLQGQALKNLEAQDEPGRPGLLQRWFGARETAGDFAAGEPTVSSPPPVGKPAARPGAVPVPVQPPAAGVETPELTEALRAFAPLPLADATPATETPDEVISAPVTKAIEVGSQALVSPSVSVAPATVTEAPVHMVQAPETPLIESVTAAPIEPVVSAKVMVPPVPTNAPEPTIIGSLCLPPVLAVETDEDDQQYALADSPEPSYSSVARHIESTLLGLLEDLVLSERHRPQAEAMRERLAHGLNWYELLPILDDLAVLMLAITDSGQHEFEDYLKRLNDRLEAFQSNLKAASDGHADNRSAAREMDTQIREQVDGLQSSVQDAADLESLKHVLENHLEGLLGTMDQHQKQRDQREHEVAARLQGLAERVASMEQEAQGYREHLEVQRQKALIDPLSGLPNRAAWSERLEHEVNVWHQHGNNLSLAMLDLDHFKRINDNYGHLAGDKVLKIIANVLGKCLRPTDFIARFGGEEFVLLMPGSTLGEAVAVGERLRSAIEACPFHFKGERVTITLSIGIAQFLPGERSDLALKRADEALYRAKAAGRNQVQAA, from the coding sequence ATGAGCGACGACGCCCAGCGCTGGAAAGAAAAATACCTGTTAAGTCTCGAGCAACAAGAAAAGGTCGAGCGGCGTTGGGCTGCGCGCCTCGACCTGCTGCGCCGTGGCCTGGTGCGCAGCACGTTGGCGGCCGAGGGGACTGATCGAGCTGTTGACCAGTGCATGAAAGAGATGCGCGATGTCGTGCGTACCGATGATATGGACGCCGCGTTGGCCGCGTTGTTGCCGCGCCTGGAAAAGGCGGTGTTGGACTCAGAGCACCGTCGGGAAGTGCGCGTTGATCAGACCAGCGCGGCGCTGACGGCATTGGTGGCCCAGTTACAGGCGTTGCCGTTGCCTCGGGAAGTGAGTCGCCCGCTGAAGAGCTTTGCCAAACAATTGGACAGCCGCGTCGGTCAGGCGCGTGAAATTCCGCTGTTGCTCGGCGAGTTGAGTGACCTCCAGGGCCAGGCCTTGAAGAATCTCGAAGCGCAGGACGAGCCCGGTCGTCCGGGGTTGCTACAGCGCTGGTTTGGCGCCAGAGAAACGGCTGGAGACTTCGCGGCCGGCGAACCGACTGTTTCTTCACCGCCGCCAGTGGGGAAACCTGCCGCCAGGCCGGGCGCTGTCCCGGTGCCGGTCCAGCCACCAGCGGCTGGCGTGGAAACCCCGGAACTGACTGAGGCGCTGCGTGCTTTTGCTCCACTCCCGCTGGCCGACGCGACGCCTGCTACCGAAACCCCGGATGAGGTGATCAGCGCACCCGTGACGAAGGCCATTGAGGTCGGCAGTCAAGCGTTGGTGTCGCCGTCCGTTTCAGTGGCCCCGGCAACCGTTACCGAAGCACCTGTTCACATGGTCCAAGCGCCAGAAACACCGCTCATCGAGAGCGTGACTGCCGCACCGATCGAGCCTGTGGTCAGCGCGAAGGTGATGGTGCCGCCTGTCCCGACCAATGCACCGGAGCCTACGATCATCGGCAGCCTTTGCTTGCCGCCAGTGCTGGCCGTGGAGACCGATGAAGACGATCAGCAATATGCGCTTGCGGATTCTCCCGAACCTTCGTACAGCTCAGTCGCCAGGCACATCGAGAGCACGTTGCTCGGCCTTCTCGAGGACCTGGTCCTCTCCGAGCGTCATCGTCCTCAGGCTGAAGCGATGCGCGAGCGCCTGGCCCACGGGCTGAACTGGTATGAGCTGTTGCCGATCCTCGATGATCTGGCCGTACTGATGCTGGCCATCACCGACAGCGGGCAACATGAGTTCGAGGACTATCTCAAACGCCTCAATGACCGCCTCGAGGCATTCCAAAGCAACCTGAAGGCCGCCAGCGACGGACATGCCGACAACCGATCGGCGGCGCGGGAAATGGATACGCAAATCCGTGAACAGGTGGATGGCTTGCAAAGCAGCGTCCAGGACGCTGCAGACCTTGAGAGCCTCAAGCACGTGCTGGAGAACCATCTTGAAGGTTTGCTGGGGACCATGGATCAGCATCAGAAGCAGCGTGACCAGCGCGAACACGAGGTGGCCGCGCGCTTGCAGGGTTTGGCGGAGCGGGTCGCCAGTATGGAGCAAGAGGCCCAGGGTTATCGCGAACACCTGGAAGTGCAGCGCCAGAAAGCGCTGATCGACCCCCTGAGTGGATTGCCGAATCGTGCTGCCTGGAGCGAGCGCCTGGAGCATGAGGTCAATGTCTGGCACCAACATGGCAATAACCTGTCGCTGGCCATGCTGGATCTGGATCATTTCAAACGGATCAACGACAACTATGGCCATCTGGCCGGCGACAAAGTGTTGAAGATCATCGCCAATGTACTGGGCAAGTGTCTGCGACCTACTGACTTTATCGCGCGTTTTGGCGGTGAGGAGTTTGTTTTGCTGATGCCGGGCTCGACCTTGGGCGAGGCGGTGGCCGTGGGTGAGCGCCTGCGGTCGGCCATCGAGGCATGCCCGTTTCACTTCAAAGGCGAACGGGTGACAATCACCCTGTCCATCGGCATCGCACAGTTTCTACCCGGCGAGCGCAGTGATCTGGCGCTGAAACGTGCTGACGAGGCGTTGTACCGGGCCAAGGCCGCGGGGCGTAATCAGGTGCAGGCGGCCTGA